A region of the Stieleria neptunia genome:
TGCTGCCACGCGTCCTGGAAATCATCTTTGAAATCAACGAGCGTTTCCTCGCCGAGGTCGCCAAAAAGTTCCCGAACGAACCCGAGTTGCTCAAACGGGTTTCGTTGATTGAAGAAGGGCACACGCCGCACATCCGGATGGCCTACCTGTCGATCGTCGGCAGTTTTTCCGTCAACGGCGTGGCGCAACTGCACACCGATCTGCTCAAGACCGGACTGTTCGCCGATTTTGATCGCATCTGGCCGAACAAGATCAACAACAAAACCAACGGCGTCACCCAACGGCGCTGGCTGTCCCACTGCAATCCGGGGCTGCGTGATTTGATGAATGAGACGATCGGCACGCGGTGGGAGTCGGATCTGGAAGAGATCTCGGCACTGGCCCCGCTCGCCGAAGACGCCGAATTTCGCAGTCGCTGGCGTGGCGTCAAAAACGCCAACAAAGAACGCTTGTCGAAGTACGTCAAGCAAAACACCGGAGTCGACTTCGACCCGTCGATGCTGTTCGACGTCCAAGTCAAACGGATCCATGAGTACAAACGACAGCTGATGAACGTTTTGCACGTCATCCATTTGTACGACCGCATCCTTCAAGGCGAAACGGCCGGCATGGTGCCGCGATGCGTTCTGATCGGAGGCAAAGCCGCGCCGGGATATCACCTGGCCAAACTGATCGTCAAACTGATCAACAACGTCGCCCGAGTCGTCAACAGCGACCCCCGTGCGCGTGATCTGCTGCGATTGGTCTTCTTCCCCAACTACCGCGTTTCGGCGATGGAAGTCATCTGTCCCGGAACCGAGTTGAGCGAACAGATCTCCACCGCCGGCAAAGAAGCCTCGGGAACGGGAAACATGAAGTTCATGATGAACGGGGCGTTGACGATCGGGACGCTCGACGGGGCGAACATCGAGATTCGTGAAAAGGCCGGTGCCGAAAACTTTTTCCTGTTCGGACTCAATGCCGCCGAAGCCCAAGAGGCGCGAAAGAGCTATGACCCCAATGCGATCATCGCCGCCGATCCCGCGATCGCACGCGTGATGGAATTGCTCGAAGGCGGTCATTTCCACGGCTCCGAACCCGGTGTCTTCGGCGAATTGACCTCCGGGCTGAGAAACCCGCACGATCAATGGCTGACCATCGCCGATTTACGCAGCTTCATCGACGCACAAGATCGTGTGGCAGAAACCTATCAAAAAGCCGATCAATGGGACCGGATGAGCATTCTCAATGCCGCCAACAGCGGATGGTTCTCCAGCGATCGGACGATCCAGCAGTACGCCGATGAAATCTGGAAAGTCAAACCGCTGACGGAATAAACGCAGCGATCCGACCAATCGTGGACGCGGCGTCAACCGACGCCTTTCTTGTTGGCGGAACAGCGTGAGCCCCATGCCGCTAAATCGAGAAGCGAACATGAATCACCATGGCTCCCCTCTCCCCCAAACAAGCCTATCCTCGTCGCAGAGTTTTCGCATTTTAAGAATCGCTTGACGCACACGATCAATCAGAATCAACAAAGAGGCTTGTTCGGGGGAGAGGGGAGCCATTTTGGGGTAAGTGGCTTCTCGATTTAGCGGTATTGGGCTCGCGCCCTACCGCTAACAAAAACACCCCGCTTGGCGACTGAATGCCCGGCCGCTTACGCGTCGCGGCTCACCAAACCGACGGCCCGCGCGCCCTCCCGGGGTCGCCCCGGGCGGCGAAACGGCTACTCGTCCTCGGCCGGATCGATTCGCTTGGCAGAAGCGCGGATGCCGTTTTGAAACAGTTCCAACGCTTCGAACCGCCCGTCGTTCTCGTCCTTGAACGTCAGCGTTGCCGGGACAATCTTGTAAAACCACTCCGTTTCGGATTTGGGAAAGACCTGAAACGCGGGCTGGCCCGTCAACTGGACCATCAACCGGTCGTTGACGACGTTGACATCAAAGACGACTCCGGGGGCGATTTGGTATCGGCCTTCACAACGCTTCATCGTTGCAATCGGCACCTCGATCGCCGATTGAAACGTTCGCGGTTGCACTGCCGCACCGGCCAACATGCGAATCAGATCTTCGGCCAGCCGGTCGACTTCCATGGTTGCCGTGTTGGTCAGCAACACGACGGCCGCCGGAACCTCGCGGCTGACGAACAACATCGCATGGTAGCCGCCGGTCTGTCCGTTATGCCAGCGCGTCGATCCGTCTCGGGCGATGTGCCATCCGAGCCCCATCGCGAAGTCTTTGGCGTCGCCGGCGCGGTGTTGTTTCCAAGCAAGCTGGAGCGCGTTTCCCAGATCGCTGTCTGGCGGATCAAGGTTCGCGTTGGCAAACCGCAACATATCCGTGACGGTGCTGCGGATCCCGCCGGCGCCGGGCATGTCGGCAAACTCCCAGGTCGAATGCGGCTTTCCGGGCGTCGCATGGCCGGCCGCAAGACGCTTGAGGACTTCGGCATCGCCGGTCACCGTGGTGCTGGTCATCCCCAGCGGTTTGGCAATCCGCTCGGTCAACAGTTGGTCATACGATTTGCCGGCTTGGTGACCAAGCAGATAACCGAGAAACGAAACCGCCAAGTTGGAATATTCCATCTTGTCGCCGGGATCCCGGGTCAACGAATAGCCGTCCAGGAATTCGAGGGCCAGCTGTGAGGTGTAATCGGCGTAGGGGTTTTCGCCGCCGACGTTTTTCATGTTGCTCGGCAATCGCGGCAGTCCCGACCGATGGATGGAAAGATCCAACAATGAAATCTTCTTGCCGTTCGAATCGGGCATCCTGGCACCGCCCGGCATCAAGTCGGCGGCGTCTTGGTCCAGCTTGACTTTGTTCTGGACGACCGCGTCGGCGAGCAGGATTCCCGTAAACACTTTCGAGACCGAGCCGATTTCGTAAACCGTTTGATCGGTCGGTTGATCACCATCGGCGGACGTCTTGCCGAAGTGGAACGTCGCCGAAGAATCGCCCGCGATCAGCCCCAACGAAAGGCCGACGACTTGCTCGGAGTCCAGATACGGTTGAACGAGCGAACGAATGCGCTGCTGCGTTGCCGGATCGTCCAGATCGGGCGGCGCGGCAGCGAGCGGACTGGCGGCTGCGGCGAAAAGCAAACCGCAAATGGCTGAGCGTAGGACAGCGGGAAAGCGATCGATCATCGGGAGTCCTCGGCGTGTGTTCAATCGATTGGAACACACGATCTTAACGGCACGACGACCTCTCGTGGGGTAAGCGTGCTGCTTGCCGGGGGAACGCAAGCTGGAAGCTTACGCCACTTATTTGATGATCGCTTTTTGTCGTAGCGCTTCGATGATTTGGTTGACGCACTCGTCGATGGTTTGCTGGGACGCATCGAGGGTGACATCGGGGTGGGGCGGAGCGTCGTACGGGGCCGTGACACCGGGGAAATTCAGCAATTGACCGGCGTCGGCTTGGGCGTACTGGCCTTTCTCGTCCCGCTGGCGACAAATTTCAACGGGCGTCGCAACGTGGACGACCAGGAAGCGGTCCTCGCCGATCACGCGGGCCACTTTCTGGCGAACCTCTTCGCTGGGGGCGACGAAGCAGGCGATGCAGATCATTCCCGCTTCGTTCAGCGTGTGTGCCAGGTGCGCGCTGCGTCGTAGATTTTCACTGCGATCGTTGGCGCTAAAGCCGAGGTCACGCGACAGGCCCTTGCGGACGTGTTCACCGTCGATGACCGAAACGGCTCGACCGCTATCGAACAGTTTTCGCTCCAGGGCTTGGCCGATCGCGGTTTTCCCCGAACCGGTCAATCCGGTCAGCAGCACCGTGGCCGGTTGTTGGCCGAACCGGGCGGCACGTTCTTCGGCGGTGACCGCGGAGACGGGCGCGCCGTCGTCGCCCCCGCCGGTTTCTTCTTCGTCCCAAACGGACTTCGCCCCGCCGTCACCCGACTTGTCCAGGATCATGCCGGCGGCGACGGTCGCATTGGTGATCCGGTCGATCACGATGAACGCGCCGGTGGAGCGGTTGCGGCGGTAGGCATCGAAGTGGATCGGGGCGGAAAGCGAAATGCCGACGCGGCCGATGGCATTGAGTTCCAATTCGGGGGCGGGGCTGCGGTGCAACGTGTTGACATCGACTCGATAGTTGAGCGTGTCGATCGTCCCGGGAACGGTCTGGGTGGTGTGCTTGAACAGGTACGTCTTGCCCGGCACCATCGGATCTTCGCCCATCCAAACCAGCATGGCCTGGATCGAATCGCGCGACTTGGGCAGGTTCCCCGGGCGAACGATCATGTCGCCGCGCGAGGCATCGATTTCGTCTTCCAAGGTCAGCGTGACCGACAGCGGTGCGTAGGCTTCCTCGAGTTCACCTTCGTACGTCACGATCGATTTGACTTTCGAGGTTCGCTTGCTCGGCAGCACCATGATTTCTTCGCCGGGGCGAACAATCCCGGACGCAATCGTCCCGCAGAAGCCGCGAAAATCCAGGTTGGGGCGATTGACCAATTGGACGGGAAACCGAAAGTCCTGCAGGTTTCGATCGCTGCCGATGTAGACCGATTCCAGGAAACCCATCAGCGTCGTGCCGGTGTACCAGGGCATCGACTCGCTGCGATCGACGACGTTGTCACCGTTGAGCGCGCTGATCGGGATGAAGTGCAGGTCGGGCAGATCCAATCGCGTGGCGAAGGAACGATAGTCGTCGCAAATCGCTTCGTATTTTTCTTCGGAGAAATCGATCAAGTCCATCTTGTTGATCGCGACGACGACGTGACGAATCCCGAGCAGGGAGACGATAAACGAATGCCGTCGGGTTTGCGTCAACACACCGTGGCGGGCATCGATCATCAGGATCGCCAGATCCGCGGACGACGCGCCGGTCGCCATGTTTCGCGTGTATTGTTCATGGCCGGGGGTGTCGGCGATGATGAACTTTCGCTTCGCGGTGCTGAAGTAACGATAGGCGACGTCGATCGTGATGCCTTGCTCTCGCTCTTCCTTCAGCCCATCCATGAACAGCGACGGGTCAAAATTTCCGCCGGTTGACCCCTGTTTGGCGGAATCCGATTGGACCTTGGCCAATTCGTCTTCGTAAACCAACTTGGAATCGTAGAGCAGCCGTCCGATCAGCGTGCTCTTGCCATCATCCACACTGCCACAGGTGATGAACCGCAAAAGTTGCTTGTTCTCATGTTGCTTGAGATAGGCGTTGATGTCGGTCGCGATGAGGTCAGACTGGTGAGACATGTTTGCAGGTGAAAGGGTTGAGAGGGTGGCGCGGACGTGGCCGAAGCGTTGGCGGATGAACGAAGGAAAGAAGCACTGACCAAAGGACGAAGCACTGACCGGTGGCTAGAAGTAGCCCCGCTCTTTTTTCTTTTGCATTCCGACTCCGCCTTCGTCCTTGTCAATCACACGTCCCTGTCGCTCGCTGGTCGTCGTCAGCAACATTTCTTGGATCACGTCCACCAGATCGGTCGCTTCGGACTCGACCGCCCCTGACAGCGGATAGCAGCCCAACGTCCGGAACCGCACCATCTTTTCCTCTTCGACTTCGCCTTCCAACAGCGGCATGCGGTCGTCATTGCGCATGATCAGGATCCCGTCCCGCTCGACGACCTTGCGTTTGGTCGACAGGTACAGTGGCACGATCGGGATGTTTTCCAGATGGATGTATTGCCAGACATCCAGTTCCGTCCAGTTGCTCATCGGGAACACCCGGATCGACTCGCCCTTGTTGACGCGTGCGTTGTAGACATTCCACAGCTCGGGCCGTTGATTCTTGGGGTCCCAGCGGTGGCCCTTGTCGCGAAAGCTGAAAACCCGTTCCTTAGCCCGCGATTTCTCCTCGTCGCGACGCGCCCCACCGAAGGCGGCGTCAAAACCGTATTGATCCAAGGCGGCCTTGAGGGCGTCGGTCTTCATGATCTCGGTGTGACGCTCGCTGTCCTCCCACGGCTTGATGTCGTGCTTGAGGCCTTCTTCGTTGATGTACACGATCAGATCCAGGCCCAACTCCTTGGCGACATAATTGTCCCGGAACTCATACATCTCCTTGAACTTCCACGTCGTGTCCACGTGCAGCAAGGGAAACGGAGGTTTCGCCGGCGCGAAGGCCTTCAGAGCCAAGTGGAGCAGCACCGCCGAGTCCTTGCCGACGCTGTAAAGCATCACGGGATTTTGGAATTCTGCAGCCACCTCACGGAAAATATGAATGCTCTCCGCTTCCAGCTGTTTTAGGTGGGTCAGGTTGTAGTCCGACATCAGGACGCCGTAAGGGTGGGGAATCTAGCGTTAGTAACAGGCAACACGTGCCCGGCCGGGGGAGTATAGGCGGAGTGTTGCAGATTTAAGAGAGGGAATGGTCAGTTTGAAATCCAGGTTTCAGGTTTCAGGTTTCAGGTTTCAGGTTTCAGGTTTCAGGTTTCAGGTTTCAGGTTTCAGGTTTCAGGTTTCAGGTTTCAGGTTTCAGGTTCCAGGTTCCAGGTTCCAGGTTCCAGGTTCCAGGTTCCAGGTTCCAGGTTCCAGGTTCCAGGTTCCAGGTTCCAGGTTCCAGGTTCCAGGTTCCAGGTTCCAGGTTCCAGGTTCCAGGTTCCAGGTTCCAGGTTCCAGGTTCCAGGTTCCAGGTTCCAGGTTCCAGGTTTCAGGTTTCAGGTTTCAGGTTTCAGGTTTCAGGTTCCAGGTTCCAGGTTCCAGGTTTCAAGAATGGTTCGAGATTTTCTTGTCACCCATTTTCTTGTCTGCTTCTGTTTTTCCCCACGCATTTTTCTGCCCCCCCATTTTTCTGCCAACTGCCAACTGACTTGGAACCTGGAACCTGGAACTTAGAACTCCTTTCTCTCTCCCGTTGCCATTCGGGGTGTTGGGGCTTAGGCTCTGGGATTCTGCGCCGGGGAACAAAATCTTCCCGGCCTCACCAAATTTTCCGGAGTGATTCTGGTGTCGGGAACTTGCGTCATTGGTTTGCAGTGGGGTGATGAAGCGAAGGGCAAATTAGTTGATTTGCTGGCTTCACAATTCGATTTGGTCGTCCGTTATCAGGGCGGGGCGAACGCCGGCCACACGGTGGTTGTCGGCGACGAAGTCTACAAATTGCACCATATCCCCAGCGGTATCCTGCACCGTGGGGTCAAAAATCTGATCACGCCCGGTGTGGTGATCAACCCCGAGACCATGATCGGCGAGATGGAGGGGCTTGCCCCCCGCGGCGTCAACTGCGACGAAAACTTGCAAATCAGCGAGCGAGCCCACTTGGTCATGCCTTGGCACATGGCCGAAGACCGCCAGATCAACGCGACCGCGTTGCGTGGCGAGTCGATCGGGACGACCAATCGAGGCATCGGACCGTGCTATCGAGACAAAGTGGGGCGGACCCACGCGATCCGAATGACCGATTTGGTCCAACCCGGCCGCGACGAACGGATCCGCACCGTTGCCGAACAGAAACTGGCGATCTTGCGCAACATGGGGGCATCCGAAGAGGAGCTCGATTCGATCGCGGCGGACAAGGTGATTGCCCAGGCGACGCGTTGGGGCAACCGTTTGCAGGGCATGATCGCCGACACGACCGATACGTTGTTGGATGCCGCCGAGCAGGACAAACGGATCCTGTTTGAAGGCGCACAAGGGGCATTGCTGGACATCGACCACGGCACGTATCCCTTTGTCACCAGCAGCAACAGCAGCGGTGTCGGGGTCTGTGCCGGCGCCGGGGTGCCGCCGCGCTGGATCAACACGGTGCTGGGCGTTTGCAAGGCCTACAGCACGCGAGTCGGCGGCGGGCCGTTCGTGACAGAACTGGAAGACGAAACGGGCGATCGGATTCGCACGCTGGGCAATGAGTTCGGGACGACGACCGGGCGTCCGCGTCGTTGTGGATGGTTCGATGCGGTTGCGGTTCGCTACACGGCACGACTGAGCGGCGTGACCCGACTGGCGTTGATGATGATGGACGTGCTGGCTCATTTGGACGAACTCAAGATTTGTGTCGCGTATGAACTGGACGGCGAGCGGATCACGCGATTTCCGGGGCATGCCGACCAGCTGCGCCGTTGCAAGCCGATCTACGAGACGATTCCGGGCTGGAAACAACCGGTCGATGACGTCCGCCGTGAAGAAGATTTCCCAGAAGGTGCGTTGGCGTATGTCCGTCGCATCGAAACCCTGGTCGGAATTCCGGTCGGCGTGTTGTCGGTCGGCCCCGATCGCGCTCAAACCATTTTCACGAAGCAATCCGACGAGTTGAATTTGCAGCCGATCGGAGCCTGAGCGATCGATGAACGCAAAGATCCCTGACTCGAAGATTTCCGACGCAACGTCTTCGGAAACCGACGACGCTCACAGCGCCGACCCGAAAGCGGCTGCCAACCGCTTGCCCGATCATGTTGCGATCATCATGGACGGCAACGGGCGCTGGGCCCAATCGCGCGGCATGCCGCGGATCGAAGGGCATCGTCGTGGCGTCGATTCGGTTCGGATGGTCAGCGAGACGTGCACCGAACTGGGAATCGAAGCGGTCACCCTGTACTGTCTTTCCAGCGAAAACTGGAAACGCCCCAAAGCCGAACTCGAATTCCTGATGCAGTTGCTCGAGCAATACCTGGTCGAGGAGCGCGAGCTGATCATGAAGCAGGGCTTGCGGCTAAAAGTGATCGGGCGACGCGATCGATTGCCCGCCAGCGTCTTGGTGGAAATGGACAAGACGATCGAGGTTTCGTCGGACAACCCGGGGACGCAATTGGTGCTGGCGATTGATTATGGCGGACGGGATGAACTGGCGATGGCGGCGCGTTCGATTTGTCGTGATGTCCAGGCCGGACTGCTGGACGTGGACACCATCGACGAAGAAACCATCACCAACAGGCTCTACACCGCGGGGTTGCCGGATGTCGATCTGATGATCCGTACCGGAGGCGAGATGCGGGTGAGTAACTTTTTGCTGTGGCAGCTCAGCTATGCCGAGCTGTGGGTCACCGAAACCTGTTGGCCCGATTTTGACCGCCAGGAGTTCGCCGCGGCGCTGGAGAGTTTCGGGTGCAGGGACCGACGCTTCGGCGGGCTTTCCGAGACACCTGTTGAATCAACCTTCGGTGAGACTTGATGCTGCGTGATCGTTTGAGAACCAGCGCGATCTTGATTGTCATCGTTCTCGGTCTCCTGTCGCTCGACTACTCGATCCGCATTCCGGATGCCGATGGCGTCTGGCTGTTGCCGCTGCTGTTGTTTTTTGCGATCGGCACGGCGTGGGAGATTGCGGGGATGTTGACCGCGGGCGGCCAACCGGTCCGTCGGTCGGTTGCGGTGGTCGGCGCGACGCTGGTCGCCTCCTCGGCGGCGATCCCGTTCTTGTGGGTGCTGGGGACGGATGACTATCCGAAAGACTGCCCCGTCGGCCGATTGGGCTGGATCGTGCTGGCCGCGGCGGCGGCGATTTTTCTGAGCCTGATCGCCGAGATGCGGGAGTATGGAAAAGACGGCGATGCCAGCCCGGGCGACGCGATCCGGCGAACCTCGGCGGCGGTTTTCGTTTCGATGTACGTCGGGGTGCCAATGGCGATGCTGATCGCACTCCGCGGCCTGCACGCCGAGACGACGGCGGGCCGTTTCGGACTCGCCGCCTTGGTGACGACGATCCTGGTCACCAAAGTGGCCGATGCGGGGGCGTATTTTTCGGGCCGGGCGTTGGGACGACACAAGTTGATCCCGCGGTTGTCACCCGGAAAAACGATCGAAGGCGCGATCGGGGGCATTTTGGCGTCGACGATGGTGGCCTATTTGTCACTCGCGTACCTGTTTCCGGCGTTACTCGATCGCCCGGCAGACACTACGACGGTGATGAACGAGACCGCCGTTAAAACTGGCTTATCCGCACTTTTGGCCCCGTCCTGGGTCGGGGCGATCATGTTGGGACCGGTGTTGGCGATCTCGGGAATGGTGGGCGACTTGGCGGAATCCCTGTTTAAACGGGACTCGGGGGTCAAGGACAGCGGCAACCTGCTGCCCGGATTGGGGGGGGTGTGGGACGTGACCGACTCGTTGCTGGCAGCCAGCGTGCCGGCATTTTTCTGCTTCGCCACGGGTGTTGGTGGCCCATAATGCGGTGTCTTCTTCTGGTGAAGTCGATACGATTGATTGATAACTTCATGATCCTGGACAGGAGTCGCTCGACCGGAACGGTTCGACGGGATCATTCCAAACTGACGGCCGAGGGGTCGGCCTAACCCGAATGACTGAAGCCACATTAACGGTCACGGCGCCCGACGAGTTGTTGCAACTTTTCGGTCCCCGAGACCAACATTTACGAAAGCTGCGGCAGTTATTCGATGTCACGATCACGCATCGAAACGGACGAGTGCGAATCGCCGGCGAAGGCGAGGGCGTCTCCGGGGCGATGCGCACCCTGGAAAAGCTGCTCCACAAGGTGCAGAAACAAGGCGCGATCGGCGGCGAAGACGTCGAGACGGCCGCGGTCGAAGAGGGCGCCAAGGTCGAGCCGGGGGCAAAACCGAAGGTGTCCGGCGGCGAAGACATTGCGATCCAGCATGCCGGCCGCAGAATTCGTCCGCGGACCGAGGGCCAGGCCAAGTATGTCGATGCGATTCGCGAGTACGACTTGACCTTCGCGACCGGGCCGGCGGGCTGCGGCAAGACGTATTTGGCGGTGGCGACCGCAGTGGAGGCACTCAAAGCGGGCCAGATCCGAAAAATCGTCCTCGTCCGCCCCGCCGTGGAAGCGGGCGAGAGCCTGGGGTTTCTGCCCGGCGACTTACGCGCGAAACTGAACCCTTATCTGCGGCCACTGCTGGACGCGCTCGGGGAAATGGTTGACTATGACCAGGCGCGTGAGTTAATGGAGCAGGAAGTCATCGAAGTGATTCCACTGGCCTACATGCGGGGGCGGACGCTCAACGATGCCTTCATCATTCTGGATGAAGCACAAAACACGACGATCGCACAAATGAAAATGTTTCTCACGCGGATGGGGGAACGCAGCAAGATGGTGGTCAGCGGTGACGCCACGCAGCTCGATTTGCCGCGTGGGGTGACGAGCGGATTGAAAGACGCCATCCGTCGACTTCATCGGATCAAGGCGATCGGCATGATTCGCTTGACCGGCGAAGACATCGTCCGACATCGATTGGTGCAACGCATCGTCGAAGCCTATGAAGAGACTGAGAATACCGGAGCTTCGACTCGTCCGCGACGCAGCAGCGTGCGGGTGATCGGAGGCGAATTGTCCGGGCGTAGCGGTGGCGAGGAAACGTTGGATCGGTAGCCCCACCCGAGGAATCGGATCCGCAGACATGAACGGCCAAACAAAGACGCGAACGCGACAGGAACGCATCGAATCGCTGGGGATTCCCAAGCCGAAGATGGTTCAGTGGTGGATCGACAGCGACAAGGCCGATTGGGCCGTCCGGATCCTGATCGGCCTGTCCGCGGCGATCGCGCTGCTGGTGGTTTGCCGGACTTGGGAACCCCGATTCGCCTATCGCACCGGCATGATCCCGGTGCGTGACATCATCGCACGGGTGAATTTTGAGGTCGAGAACCAAATCGAAACCGAAGCGCTGCGGCTGCAAAAGGTGCGTGAGGTTCCGGTTTATTATCGGAACTGGAAAGCGCCGTTGGAGCAGTTGCGGGCACGTTTGAAGAATCGCTTGTTCGTGATTTTGGATGCCCAGTCGCTCAAGGAAATGAATGAAGAGGAGCGCAAGGCGTTTGAGGAGTTTGTCGCCGTCGCTGCGGTGACGCCCGAATCGGCGACCGCCGATCAGCCATCGGCCGATCAGCAATTCAGCGCGTTGAAGGCGGTGTTCGCCAGTGATCCCGAACTGGAAAAACTGGACACCGCGATCAAGAACTTGCAGAAAGACGAGTTCGACAATGGCTTGTTGCAATCGATCAAGCACCAGCCCGAACAGGGCAGCCAACGATTCATCCGCGTCTATTCGACCGAGCCGTCCGACGCCGTGGAAGTCACCGTCGACGACGTCCAGATCGCGTTGATGAAGCCCAAGATCGAATCGATGCTGGCCGAAGAGTTTCGCTCGTTATTTGGCGGTCAGGTCGAAACCGATCAACACCGTTTGGTCGCGCAAATGGTCAGCCGTTGGATCGACAAGCGGTTGCCAGAGTATGAGACGTTGTCCTATGACGACGAGGCCAGTGGAAAGGCGCGGGCGGAGATTGCCGCCAGCGTCCCGCCGGTGATGAAGAAGTTTTATGCCGGGCAATCGGAACTCGCCGATGCGGGTGAGCCGCTCGATGGGCACGAACTCCGTTTGTTGCACATGGAGCATCTTCAATGGACCAATTACCGCGGCGCGATCGACCGAATCGCCCGGGTGGCCGCCTACGGCGGGATGATCGCAGCACTTTATTTGTTGTGCGGTTCTTACATCCTGTTTGTCGACGATCGCACGCTGGTGTTCGACCGCGTCAAACTTTCCAAGCTGTTGTTCTTGTTCGTCTGCACGATCGGAATCAGTTACTGGGTCGCCAGCGACAAGTATCGCAGCGAACTCGCCCCGCTGGTCATCGCCTCGATCATCACCGCGATCGTCTACGGTCGCGATCTGTCGTTGCTGCTGATGTCGGCGGCGATCATCAGCGTGACGTTGTTCTTGAACGAGGGGCTCAGTCATTTGGTGATGCTGGCCGCGGCGGTCACGACGTCGACGCTGTTGACCGGGCGGATCCGAACGCAAAGCCATCTGTTGTTCGTCGGGGGCGTCGCCGCGGCGGTCACGTTCCTGACGGTGGTCGGGGTGGGAATCGTCACCGGTGATACGACGACGATCCCGACGGGCGTGGAGCGTCTGGCACCGACGACCGTGAGCTTCTTGGAAGTGTTGAACGGTCTGGCGCAGGAAGGGTTGCGTGCCGGGGCGTTCATCGTGATTTCCGCGGCGGCGCTGACACCGATTTTGCCGTTGATCGAAAAAGCGTTCGGCGTCCAAACCGATCTCAGTCTGTTGAGCCTGAGCGATGCCAGTCACCCGTTGCTGCGTCGTTTGGCACAGCGTGCCCCCGGCACCTACAATCACAGCATCAACGTCGCATCGATCGCCGAAGCCGCCGCCGATGCGATCGGGGCCAACGGTTTGTTGGTCCGCGTCGGGGCGTACTTCCATGACATCGGCAAGATGTTTAAACCGGAGTACTTCATCGAGAATCAAAGCGGAGTCAATCAGCACGATTCATTGCAACCGGCGATGAGCACGTTGGTGATCATCGCGCATGTGAAGGATGGAGCGGATTTGGCGCGCAACCACCATCTGCCCCAGCCGCTGATCGATTTGATCATGCAGCACCACGGCACCACGCTGGTCGAATACTTTTTCAACGAAGCGGCCAAACGAAGTGAAGACAATCCGAACGAAAAACAGGTCAGTGACAAGGATTTCCGTTATCCTGGGCCGAAGCCCCAGACCTTGGAAGCGGCCGTGATGATGCTGGCCGATACCGTTGAAAGCGCCAGCCGTACGTTGGTGGATCCGACTCCG
Encoded here:
- a CDS encoding adenylosuccinate synthase: MSGTCVIGLQWGDEAKGKLVDLLASQFDLVVRYQGGANAGHTVVVGDEVYKLHHIPSGILHRGVKNLITPGVVINPETMIGEMEGLAPRGVNCDENLQISERAHLVMPWHMAEDRQINATALRGESIGTTNRGIGPCYRDKVGRTHAIRMTDLVQPGRDERIRTVAEQKLAILRNMGASEEELDSIAADKVIAQATRWGNRLQGMIADTTDTLLDAAEQDKRILFEGAQGALLDIDHGTYPFVTSSNSSGVGVCAGAGVPPRWINTVLGVCKAYSTRVGGGPFVTELEDETGDRIRTLGNEFGTTTGRPRRCGWFDAVAVRYTARLSGVTRLALMMMDVLAHLDELKICVAYELDGERITRFPGHADQLRRCKPIYETIPGWKQPVDDVRREEDFPEGALAYVRRIETLVGIPVGVLSVGPDRAQTIFTKQSDELNLQPIGA
- the uppS gene encoding polyprenyl diphosphate synthase, which gives rise to MNAKIPDSKISDATSSETDDAHSADPKAAANRLPDHVAIIMDGNGRWAQSRGMPRIEGHRRGVDSVRMVSETCTELGIEAVTLYCLSSENWKRPKAELEFLMQLLEQYLVEERELIMKQGLRLKVIGRRDRLPASVLVEMDKTIEVSSDNPGTQLVLAIDYGGRDELAMAARSICRDVQAGLLDVDTIDEETITNRLYTAGLPDVDLMIRTGGEMRVSNFLLWQLSYAELWVTETCWPDFDRQEFAAALESFGCRDRRFGGLSETPVESTFGET
- a CDS encoding phosphatidate cytidylyltransferase; translated protein: MLRDRLRTSAILIVIVLGLLSLDYSIRIPDADGVWLLPLLLFFAIGTAWEIAGMLTAGGQPVRRSVAVVGATLVASSAAIPFLWVLGTDDYPKDCPVGRLGWIVLAAAAAIFLSLIAEMREYGKDGDASPGDAIRRTSAAVFVSMYVGVPMAMLIALRGLHAETTAGRFGLAALVTTILVTKVADAGAYFSGRALGRHKLIPRLSPGKTIEGAIGGILASTMVAYLSLAYLFPALLDRPADTTTVMNETAVKTGLSALLAPSWVGAIMLGPVLAISGMVGDLAESLFKRDSGVKDSGNLLPGLGGVWDVTDSLLAASVPAFFCFATGVGGP
- a CDS encoding PhoH family protein, coding for MTEATLTVTAPDELLQLFGPRDQHLRKLRQLFDVTITHRNGRVRIAGEGEGVSGAMRTLEKLLHKVQKQGAIGGEDVETAAVEEGAKVEPGAKPKVSGGEDIAIQHAGRRIRPRTEGQAKYVDAIREYDLTFATGPAGCGKTYLAVATAVEALKAGQIRKIVLVRPAVEAGESLGFLPGDLRAKLNPYLRPLLDALGEMVDYDQARELMEQEVIEVIPLAYMRGRTLNDAFIILDEAQNTTIAQMKMFLTRMGERSKMVVSGDATQLDLPRGVTSGLKDAIRRLHRIKAIGMIRLTGEDIVRHRLVQRIVEAYEETENTGASTRPRRSSVRVIGGELSGRSGGEETLDR
- a CDS encoding HD family phosphohydrolase, translating into MNGQTKTRTRQERIESLGIPKPKMVQWWIDSDKADWAVRILIGLSAAIALLVVCRTWEPRFAYRTGMIPVRDIIARVNFEVENQIETEALRLQKVREVPVYYRNWKAPLEQLRARLKNRLFVILDAQSLKEMNEEERKAFEEFVAVAAVTPESATADQPSADQQFSALKAVFASDPELEKLDTAIKNLQKDEFDNGLLQSIKHQPEQGSQRFIRVYSTEPSDAVEVTVDDVQIALMKPKIESMLAEEFRSLFGGQVETDQHRLVAQMVSRWIDKRLPEYETLSYDDEASGKARAEIAASVPPVMKKFYAGQSELADAGEPLDGHELRLLHMEHLQWTNYRGAIDRIARVAAYGGMIAALYLLCGSYILFVDDRTLVFDRVKLSKLLFLFVCTIGISYWVASDKYRSELAPLVIASIITAIVYGRDLSLLLMSAAIISVTLFLNEGLSHLVMLAAAVTTSTLLTGRIRTQSHLLFVGGVAAAVTFLTVVGVGIVTGDTTTIPTGVERLAPTTVSFLEVLNGLAQEGLRAGAFIVISAAALTPILPLIEKAFGVQTDLSLLSLSDASHPLLRRLAQRAPGTYNHSINVASIAEAAADAIGANGLLVRVGAYFHDIGKMFKPEYFIENQSGVNQHDSLQPAMSTLVIIAHVKDGADLARNHHLPQPLIDLIMQHHGTTLVEYFFNEAAKRSEDNPNEKQVSDKDFRYPGPKPQTLEAAVMMLADTVESASRTLVDPTPARIQNLVDQIAQKKMADGQFDECGLTFQQLNLVRKSLVKSLTAIYHARVKYPSQQPA